One genomic segment of Rhizobium gallicum bv. gallicum R602sp includes these proteins:
- the betI gene encoding transcriptional regulator BetI, which yields MPKIGMEPLRRKALVDAALRVIADRGSLSVTMSDIARQAGVSPALAHHYFGSKEQLLIETVRSLLRQLRDDTVTALKAARTPRENLSAVIRVSFQADQFAPETIAAWLAFYAEAQRSEETRRFLVIYARRLRSNLLANLKKLCPPDAAGRIAEGAAAMIDGLYIRQSLKSAPINIEASIGLTEDYVTMQLRGIE from the coding sequence ATGCCGAAAATCGGAATGGAACCTCTACGCCGAAAGGCGCTCGTCGACGCTGCGCTGCGCGTAATCGCGGATCGCGGCTCGCTGAGCGTCACCATGTCCGATATCGCCCGCCAGGCCGGCGTGTCTCCTGCCCTTGCGCACCACTATTTCGGCAGCAAGGAGCAACTGCTGATCGAGACGGTCCGTTCGCTGCTCAGGCAATTGCGTGACGACACGGTGACGGCGCTGAAGGCTGCCCGTACCCCACGCGAAAATCTCTCTGCCGTCATCCGGGTCAGCTTCCAGGCCGATCAGTTCGCGCCGGAAACGATCGCCGCATGGCTCGCCTTCTATGCCGAAGCGCAGCGCTCGGAAGAGACGCGCCGTTTCCTCGTCATCTATGCCCGCCGGCTGCGTTCGAACCTGCTGGCCAACCTCAAGAAGCTTTGCCCGCCAGATGCCGCAGGACGCATCGCCGAAGGCGCTGCTGCGATGATCGACGGGCTCTATATCCGCCAAAGTCTGAAATCGGCGCCGATAAACATCGAGGCTTCGATCGGGCTGACGGAGGATTATGTGACGATGCAACTAAGGGGGATCGAATGA
- a CDS encoding class I SAM-dependent methyltransferase: MPLPRYYIDKATEHGFAYGVDEFETINHQAYSCPNCHSSDRDRLYALFLTPVFQRLNQAQPFRFLDIAPGRSLSFWLKSHPHIFYRSCDMYMPEADDKADIHNLPYADETFDFVLCSHVLEHVDDPVRATSEIRRVLKQNSIAILMAPICLSIQDNYENPDVTTPEGRWQHFGQDDHVRIFSKPGFVDVIRRSGLAVQEVPVSEFLTPEVCDTYGIGLRSVLYLGVKQQAVQQEPERSVA; the protein is encoded by the coding sequence GTGCCGCTTCCGCGGTATTATATCGACAAGGCGACCGAACATGGCTTTGCTTATGGGGTCGATGAATTCGAAACGATCAATCATCAGGCCTATAGTTGCCCCAACTGTCACTCGAGCGACCGCGACAGGCTCTATGCCCTGTTCCTGACGCCTGTGTTTCAGCGCCTCAACCAGGCGCAGCCGTTCCGGTTTCTGGATATCGCCCCAGGCCGCTCTTTGAGCTTCTGGCTGAAAAGCCATCCGCACATCTTCTATCGCAGCTGCGACATGTATATGCCGGAGGCGGACGACAAGGCGGACATTCACAATCTCCCTTATGCGGACGAGACTTTCGATTTCGTTCTGTGCTCGCACGTGCTCGAACACGTCGACGATCCGGTGCGCGCCACCTCAGAAATACGGCGTGTTCTCAAGCAGAACAGCATTGCCATCCTGATGGCGCCGATTTGCCTGTCGATCCAGGACAATTATGAAAATCCCGATGTGACGACGCCTGAGGGGCGCTGGCAGCATTTCGGCCAGGATGACCATGTGCGCATATTCTCCAAGCCGGGATTCGTCGATGTGATCCGGCGGTCAGGTCTTGCGGTGCAGGAGGTCCCGGTCAGTGAGTTCCTGACGCCCGAAGTCTGCGACACCTACGGCATCGGCCTCCGCTCCGTTCTTTATCTCGGCGTGAAGCAGCAGGCTGTCCAGCAAGAGCCGGAGCGCAGCGTCGCCTGA
- the betB gene encoding betaine-aldehyde dehydrogenase: MKAQPKASHFIDGEYIEDEAGSVIESIYPATGEVIARLHAATPAIVEKAIAAARRAQPEWAAMSPTARGRILKRAAEIMRERNRELSELETLDTGKPIQETIVADPTSGADSFEFFGGIAAAGLNGSYIPLGGDFAYTKRVPLGVCVGIGAWNYPQQIACWKGAPALIAGNAMVFKPSENTPLGALKIAEILHEAGLPKGLYNVIQGDRDTGPLLVNHKDVAKVSLTGSVPTGRKVAASAAGHLKHVTMELGGKSPLIVFDDADIDSAIGGAMLGNFYSTGQVCSNGTRVFVQRKIKGEFLKRLKARTEAILIGDPMDEATQLGPMVSFDQRQKVLSYIDKGKAEGATLVTGGGIPNNVSGEGYYVQPTVFADVTDGMTIAREEIFGPVMCVLDFDDEAEVIERANATEFGLSGGVFTADLTRAHRVADQLEAGTLWINTYNLCPVEIPFGGSKQSGFGRENSLAALEHYSELKTVYVGMGPVAAPY; the protein is encoded by the coding sequence ATGAAAGCCCAGCCGAAAGCGTCGCACTTCATTGACGGCGAATATATCGAGGACGAAGCGGGCAGCGTCATCGAAAGCATTTATCCGGCAACCGGCGAAGTGATCGCGCGGCTGCATGCGGCAACGCCTGCCATCGTCGAGAAAGCGATCGCGGCTGCCAGGCGCGCACAGCCGGAATGGGCGGCGATGAGCCCGACGGCCCGCGGCCGCATCCTCAAGCGCGCCGCCGAGATCATGCGCGAGCGCAATCGCGAGCTTTCCGAGCTCGAAACGCTCGATACCGGCAAGCCGATCCAGGAAACGATCGTCGCTGATCCGACGTCGGGCGCCGACAGCTTCGAGTTCTTCGGCGGCATCGCGGCAGCCGGCCTCAACGGCTCCTATATCCCGCTCGGCGGCGATTTCGCCTATACGAAGCGCGTGCCGCTCGGCGTCTGCGTCGGCATCGGCGCCTGGAACTATCCGCAGCAGATCGCCTGCTGGAAAGGGGCGCCGGCGCTGATCGCCGGCAATGCGATGGTCTTCAAGCCCTCGGAAAACACGCCGCTCGGCGCGCTGAAGATTGCCGAAATCCTGCACGAAGCAGGCCTGCCGAAGGGCCTTTACAATGTGATCCAGGGAGACCGCGACACCGGCCCGCTGCTCGTCAACCATAAGGACGTGGCAAAGGTGTCACTCACCGGCTCGGTGCCGACCGGCCGCAAGGTCGCCGCCTCCGCGGCAGGCCACCTCAAACATGTGACGATGGAGCTCGGCGGCAAGTCGCCGCTGATCGTCTTCGACGATGCCGATATCGACAGCGCAATCGGCGGCGCCATGCTCGGCAACTTCTATTCGACGGGCCAGGTCTGCTCGAACGGCACCCGCGTCTTTGTGCAGCGGAAGATCAAGGGCGAGTTCCTGAAGCGGCTGAAGGCCCGCACCGAGGCGATCCTGATCGGCGACCCGATGGACGAGGCGACGCAGCTCGGCCCGATGGTTTCATTCGACCAGCGACAGAAGGTCTTGAGCTACATCGACAAGGGCAAGGCCGAGGGTGCGACACTCGTCACCGGCGGCGGCATTCCGAACAATGTTTCCGGCGAAGGCTATTACGTCCAGCCGACCGTGTTTGCCGACGTGACCGACGGCATGACCATTGCCCGCGAGGAGATCTTCGGGCCGGTGATGTGCGTGCTCGATTTCGATGACGAAGCCGAGGTCATCGAACGTGCGAACGCCACCGAATTCGGCCTTTCGGGTGGCGTCTTCACCGCCGATCTGACGCGCGCCCACCGCGTCGCCGACCAGCTCGAGGCAGGCACGCTCTGGATCAACACCTACAATCTCTGCCCGGTCGAAATTCCCTTCGGCGGCTCGAAGCAATCCGGTTTCGGGCGGGAGAACTCGCTTGCGGCGCTGGAGCATTATTCGGAGTTGAAAACGGTTTACGTGGGCATGGGGCCGGTGGCGGCGCCGTATTGA
- a CDS encoding DUF6644 family protein, whose amino-acid sequence MAIELLEWLAATPLAAGLRRSALLYMFVNASHILSIGLLLGAILPLDLRLMGFFPLVPLSVVGPFLSRAAAVGLTAAIVTGFCLFSVRPMEYAANPAFLVKIGLLAVGVANAAIVHARDSWRKAIAGVVVAASLRIAAMVSAAVWITALIAGRWIGFI is encoded by the coding sequence ATGGCGATCGAACTTCTGGAATGGCTTGCCGCAACGCCGCTCGCGGCAGGGTTGCGGCGTTCAGCGCTGCTTTACATGTTCGTCAACGCTTCGCATATCCTGTCCATCGGTTTGCTGCTCGGCGCCATCCTGCCGCTCGATCTCAGGTTGATGGGCTTCTTTCCGTTGGTCCCGCTTTCGGTGGTCGGGCCATTCCTGTCGCGCGCAGCGGCGGTCGGTTTGACGGCGGCGATCGTCACGGGCTTCTGCCTCTTCAGCGTCCGGCCGATGGAATATGCTGCAAACCCAGCATTTTTGGTAAAGATCGGATTGCTGGCAGTAGGCGTTGCCAATGCCGCCATCGTGCATGCCAGGGACAGCTGGCGAAAGGCGATTGCCGGAGTGGTCGTTGCAGCGAGCCTGCGCATTGCAGCCATGGTTTCGGCGGCGGTGTGGATTACCGCTCTCATCGCCGGGCGGTGGATCGGTTTCATATAG
- a CDS encoding NAD(P)H-quinone oxidoreductase — MPLPANMRFVDLPSFGAPEVMRIATAPVPVPGEGQILVRMQAIGINRPDVAQRQGTYPPPKDASPILGLELSGEVAAIGPGVAGYSLGDKVCGLANGGAYAEYCLLPVGQVLPFPKGYDAVKSAALPETFFTVWANLFQMAGLTEGESVLIHGGSSGIGTTAIQLARAFGAEVYATAGSAEKCKACEKLGAKRAINYKSEDFAGVIKAETGGHGVDVVLDMIGAAYFEKNIASLARDGCLSIIALLGGAVAERVNLAPIMAKRLTVTGSTMRPRTAEEKRAIRDDLFSQVWPLLEAGKVAPVIHRTFAFEDVVEAHRLMETSSHIGKITLTV, encoded by the coding sequence ATGCCCTTGCCAGCGAACATGCGTTTCGTCGACCTGCCGAGCTTCGGCGCGCCGGAAGTCATGAGGATCGCGACCGCACCTGTTCCGGTGCCCGGCGAGGGACAGATCCTCGTTCGCATGCAGGCGATCGGCATCAACCGTCCGGATGTGGCGCAGCGCCAGGGAACATACCCGCCGCCGAAGGATGCAAGCCCCATTCTCGGGCTCGAGCTTTCCGGTGAAGTGGCCGCGATCGGTCCGGGCGTGGCCGGATATTCGCTCGGAGACAAAGTCTGCGGGCTCGCCAATGGCGGTGCCTATGCCGAATATTGCTTGCTGCCCGTTGGCCAGGTTTTGCCGTTCCCGAAGGGTTACGATGCGGTGAAATCCGCAGCCCTGCCGGAGACTTTCTTCACCGTCTGGGCGAACCTCTTCCAGATGGCCGGCCTGACGGAGGGTGAGAGCGTTCTCATCCATGGCGGCTCCAGCGGCATCGGCACCACGGCGATCCAGCTCGCCCGCGCCTTCGGCGCCGAGGTCTATGCGACCGCAGGCTCGGCGGAGAAATGCAAGGCCTGCGAAAAGCTCGGCGCGAAGCGGGCGATCAACTACAAGAGTGAGGATTTCGCCGGAGTCATCAAGGCCGAGACCGGTGGCCATGGCGTCGATGTCGTACTTGACATGATCGGCGCCGCCTATTTCGAAAAGAATATCGCATCGCTCGCCAGGGACGGCTGCCTGTCGATCATCGCCTTGCTGGGCGGCGCGGTCGCTGAAAGGGTCAACCTCGCGCCGATCATGGCCAAGCGCCTCACTGTCACCGGCTCGACGATGCGCCCACGCACTGCAGAAGAAAAGCGCGCCATCCGCGACGACCTTTTCTCCCAGGTCTGGCCGCTCCTCGAAGCCGGCAAGGTCGCCCCCGTCATCCACAGGACCTTTGCCTTCGAAGATGTCGTCGAAGCGCACAGGCTGATGGAAACGAGCAGCCATATCGGCAAGATCACCCTGACCGTTTGA
- a CDS encoding ribbon-helix-helix domain-containing protein: MPMVTVSISPVQAAGIRDAVDHGGYASSSEVVREALRLWDAARKLAEYRNDVLNDEDRASGGRCVADMFADHEAERRRSA; encoded by the coding sequence ATGCCAATGGTCACAGTTTCCATATCACCGGTCCAGGCAGCAGGCATTCGCGATGCCGTCGATCATGGCGGCTATGCATCGAGCAGCGAGGTTGTTCGTGAGGCGCTGCGCCTCTGGGATGCCGCCCGCAAGCTCGCAGAATATCGCAATGACGTTCTAAATGACGAAGACCGCGCGAGTGGGGGCCGCTGCGTTGCAGATATGTTTGCCGATCACGAAGCGGAGCGCCGCCGGTCCGCCTGA
- a CDS encoding MFS transporter translates to MTSADQAAEPQSSVFQLFTPSLLPATLMLGGGVTLYAIESYITATVAPSIVRDIGGLPLLAWVTTLFVAAAVLGSIFVATRPRGMGLRGAYVCGALIFATGSLICAAAPVMEVVLAGRAVQGFGAGILAALAYAFVRFAYPEPLWPKASTLYAAIWGVATLLGPSAGGLFSQGSAWRYAFIIIVPLGLLMAVLSPWLLPKATDDRAHGKTPVLQICLLLVAVLFVSIAGTVEHMVTKAALIAVSVLSISLMLVTERRGNNRLLPTGAVMLAKPVARVYLIMFALLFILVSDIYIPYFLQTLHGVTPLISGYLTALVALGWTIAAFFSGSLTGRRASNAIVAGCIIEALATVFLATFLARDNQMASLAILGPAAVAMLMMGFGVGLGWAHLVTKVLRIVSSAEQDKASAAISTLQSLGGAFGAAVAGVIANSTGLVTPGGIAGSISAAHWLYAAMALPGIVTIAAALTLREGRN, encoded by the coding sequence ATGACCAGTGCCGATCAGGCGGCAGAGCCGCAGTCATCCGTCTTCCAGCTTTTCACGCCGTCCCTGCTGCCCGCCACGCTGATGCTCGGCGGCGGAGTGACGCTCTATGCAATCGAGAGCTATATCACCGCCACAGTCGCCCCCTCGATCGTGCGCGATATCGGCGGCTTGCCGCTACTTGCCTGGGTGACGACGCTTTTCGTTGCCGCCGCCGTGCTCGGCTCGATCTTCGTGGCCACGCGGCCGCGCGGTATGGGCTTGCGCGGCGCCTATGTCTGCGGCGCCCTGATTTTCGCAACAGGCAGCCTCATCTGCGCCGCCGCACCTGTCATGGAAGTGGTGCTCGCCGGGCGCGCCGTTCAGGGTTTCGGCGCCGGCATCCTTGCCGCGCTTGCCTATGCTTTCGTCCGCTTCGCCTATCCGGAACCGCTCTGGCCAAAAGCCTCCACGCTCTATGCGGCGATCTGGGGTGTTGCGACCCTGCTCGGGCCGAGTGCAGGCGGCCTGTTTTCGCAAGGAAGTGCGTGGCGGTACGCCTTCATCATCATCGTGCCGCTCGGTCTGCTGATGGCCGTTCTTTCGCCATGGCTGCTACCGAAAGCGACGGACGACCGCGCCCACGGCAAGACGCCGGTCTTGCAGATCTGCCTGCTGCTTGTCGCCGTGCTGTTCGTCAGCATCGCAGGCACCGTCGAGCATATGGTCACGAAGGCTGCGCTGATTGCCGTTTCCGTCCTCTCGATCTCACTGATGCTGGTGACGGAACGTCGAGGCAACAACCGGCTTCTTCCAACCGGCGCGGTCATGCTCGCAAAGCCGGTTGCGCGCGTCTACCTCATCATGTTCGCGCTGCTGTTCATCCTCGTCAGCGACATCTACATTCCCTATTTCCTGCAGACCTTGCATGGCGTGACGCCGCTGATTTCCGGCTATCTGACCGCCCTTGTCGCGCTCGGATGGACGATCGCCGCCTTCTTCAGCGGCTCTCTGACCGGCAGGCGCGCGAGCAACGCGATCGTCGCCGGCTGCATCATTGAAGCGCTGGCGACCGTTTTCCTGGCGACCTTTCTCGCCCGAGACAACCAGATGGCGAGCCTTGCAATTCTCGGACCGGCGGCTGTCGCAATGCTGATGATGGGTTTCGGTGTCGGCCTCGGATGGGCGCATCTGGTGACAAAGGTGCTGCGCATTGTCAGCAGCGCCGAGCAGGACAAGGCATCGGCAGCGATCTCCACGTTGCAGTCGCTCGGCGGCGCTTTCGGCGCGGCGGTCGCTGGCGTCATTGCCAACAGCACAGGGCTCGTCACACCGGGCGGCATTGCCGGCAGCATCTCGGCGGCCCACTGGCTCTACGCCGCCATGGCGCTCCCCGGCATCGTCACGATTGCGGCGGCACTGACGCTGAGAGAAGGCCGAAATTGA
- a CDS encoding HdeD family acid-resistance protein, which translates to MASVFDGAPSSSLQSKWIWFVGLGVLLLICGLIAVGNLLLATVVSVYSVGMLMVFGGVVYLIHAFQVRGWEHILFWALSGVLYVLAGIFAFINPILTSAALTLFLAVALLVAGVFRVFIGRRMKPLKGWGWIVVSGVVTALAGFIIALGWPVNSLWVLGLFLAVDLILQGWTMIAFGIGLRSVQ; encoded by the coding sequence ATGGCTAGCGTCTTCGATGGAGCGCCGTCCTCGTCCCTGCAGTCGAAATGGATATGGTTCGTGGGTCTCGGCGTGCTGCTGTTGATCTGCGGCCTGATCGCGGTCGGAAATCTCCTTCTCGCCACCGTGGTGTCGGTCTATTCCGTGGGAATGCTGATGGTCTTCGGGGGGGTCGTCTATCTCATCCACGCCTTTCAGGTGCGCGGCTGGGAGCACATCCTTTTCTGGGCGCTGAGCGGTGTACTCTACGTCCTCGCAGGCATATTCGCCTTCATCAATCCGATCCTTACCTCCGCTGCTCTGACGCTCTTTCTCGCCGTCGCTCTGCTTGTTGCCGGCGTCTTCCGCGTCTTTATCGGCCGCCGCATGAAGCCGCTCAAGGGCTGGGGCTGGATTGTCGTAAGCGGCGTGGTCACCGCGCTCGCAGGCTTTATCATCGCGCTCGGCTGGCCGGTGAACAGTCTCTGGGTCCTCGGACTTTTCCTCGCGGTCGATCTTATTTTGCAGGGATGGACGATGATTGCATTCGGGATCGGCCTTCGAAGCGTGCAATGA
- a CDS encoding GGDEF domain-containing protein produces the protein MSLAAAVEPGVLRRYASDQIVTLAKLVIENAFQPIVEAGTGTVFGYESLMRGQERIGFDSPVEILDEAHRAAQLLQLEQMVASRALAKFATLGNYSTSTLFLNLDVRLIPHGDRLVETLLQHLKAANIPPSSVCFEFSERFDNTSVPEFEALVSKLRKTGFKLAIDDFGVGHGEMKLLCDYAVDYLKIDRHFVADIDRMPRKRHLLKNIVNIAHVLGTRVIAEGIETEAEFLACREYGVDLVQGWFIARPTPHTSELVSSFPHLQDLGKSKHNTQSLDEILIRKQIEVLPTVYENDSIDTVFELFRRNPRQAFFPVLNANGEPRGIIHEHHLKEYIYQPFGRDLLKNKVYGRTISHFVEMAPIVGLDSDAERLMTIFANMEGSNCLILTDNMRYAGVVSAASLIKVINEKQLKTAQDQNPLTGLPGNRAIRDFMRQAGRDGDEVRHFCYCDFDNFKPFNDAYGFHLGDHAISLFAALMRRYFFAERHFLGHVGGDDFFIGVIGWTKEELTEILDRLISDFHEDVRDLYSDEDRAAGRIRGHDRAGAEALFPLMRCSIGVLELPEGLVIDDINRVSAEIAHIKAEAKESADGLIFHPLGEAN, from the coding sequence ATGTCTTTGGCTGCCGCCGTCGAACCGGGCGTATTGCGCCGTTATGCCAGCGATCAGATCGTGACGCTCGCGAAACTCGTCATCGAAAATGCTTTCCAGCCAATTGTCGAAGCAGGGACGGGCACGGTCTTCGGCTACGAGTCACTGATGCGCGGGCAGGAACGCATCGGCTTCGATTCTCCTGTTGAAATCCTCGATGAGGCGCATCGCGCCGCCCAGCTGCTGCAGCTGGAGCAGATGGTCGCCAGCCGCGCACTCGCCAAGTTCGCGACGCTCGGCAATTATTCGACTTCGACGCTTTTCCTCAATCTCGACGTTCGGCTGATCCCGCACGGCGACCGCCTGGTTGAAACCCTCCTCCAGCACCTGAAGGCCGCCAACATCCCGCCGTCCTCGGTCTGCTTCGAATTCTCCGAGCGTTTCGACAATACCAGCGTGCCGGAATTCGAGGCGCTGGTTTCCAAGCTCCGCAAGACCGGCTTCAAGCTGGCAATCGACGACTTCGGCGTCGGTCACGGCGAAATGAAGCTTCTTTGCGACTATGCCGTCGATTACCTCAAGATCGACCGTCACTTCGTCGCCGACATCGACCGCATGCCGCGCAAGCGCCACCTGTTGAAGAATATCGTCAACATCGCCCATGTGCTCGGCACCCGGGTGATCGCGGAAGGCATTGAAACCGAAGCGGAATTCCTCGCTTGCCGCGAATATGGCGTCGATCTCGTCCAAGGCTGGTTCATTGCCCGGCCGACGCCGCATACCTCCGAGCTCGTGTCCTCGTTTCCGCATCTGCAGGATCTCGGCAAGAGCAAGCACAACACACAATCGCTCGATGAGATCCTTATCCGCAAACAGATTGAAGTGCTGCCGACAGTTTACGAGAACGACAGCATCGACACGGTCTTCGAGCTCTTTCGCCGCAATCCGCGCCAGGCCTTCTTCCCGGTGTTGAATGCCAATGGCGAGCCGCGCGGCATCATCCATGAGCACCATCTCAAGGAATATATCTACCAGCCCTTCGGCCGCGATCTCCTGAAGAACAAGGTCTATGGCCGCACGATTTCACATTTCGTCGAAATGGCACCGATCGTCGGTCTCGATTCCGACGCCGAGCGGTTGATGACGATCTTCGCCAATATGGAAGGCAGCAACTGCCTGATCCTTACGGACAACATGCGCTATGCCGGCGTCGTCTCCGCTGCCTCACTCATCAAGGTCATCAACGAAAAGCAGTTGAAGACCGCGCAGGACCAAAACCCGCTGACCGGCCTGCCGGGCAACCGCGCCATCCGCGATTTCATGCGCCAGGCCGGTCGCGACGGCGACGAGGTACGGCATTTCTGCTATTGCGACTTCGACAACTTCAAGCCGTTCAACGATGCTTATGGTTTTCATCTCGGCGACCACGCGATCTCGCTCTTCGCCGCGCTGATGCGCCGTTACTTCTTCGCCGAGCGTCATTTCCTCGGCCATGTGGGGGGCGACGACTTCTTCATCGGCGTCATCGGATGGACGAAGGAGGAACTGACCGAGATCCTTGACCGGCTCATCAGCGATTTCCACGAAGACGTCCGCGATCTCTATTCCGACGAGGACCGAGCTGCCGGGCGCATTCGCGGTCATGACCGTGCCGGTGCGGAAGCGCTTTTCCCGCTGATGCGCTGCTCGATCGGTGTCCTTGAGCTGCCGGAAGGCTTGGTGATCGACGACATTAATCGTGTCAGTGCCGAAATCGCGCACATCAAAGCCGAAGCGAAGGAAAGCGCCGACGGGTTGATCTTCCATCCGCTGGGCGAGGCGAATTGA
- a CDS encoding helix-turn-helix transcriptional regulator has protein sequence MRQSPANRILLLLKTEGPQRAASIGDVLGITSEAARQHLTKLAEDRLVEPLTEPGSGRGRPGQLWHLTLAGNQTFPDGHAELTATLLSTMVKTLGRDALDTIISAREAETVKRYRKEVSASDLALRIRQLTAIRTREGYMADSWMEEDGTFMLVENHCAICAAARACAGFCRSELETFRNVLGANVERSEHILLGARRCAYRISPL, from the coding sequence ATGCGCCAATCGCCTGCCAACCGTATTCTGCTTCTGCTAAAGACCGAAGGGCCTCAGCGCGCAGCGTCGATCGGCGATGTGCTGGGCATCACTTCTGAAGCGGCGCGCCAGCACCTGACGAAGCTTGCCGAGGACCGTCTTGTCGAGCCCCTTACCGAGCCGGGTTCGGGCAGAGGACGGCCAGGCCAGCTCTGGCATCTGACCCTGGCCGGCAACCAGACCTTTCCGGACGGCCACGCGGAATTGACCGCGACCCTTCTGAGCACCATGGTCAAGACGCTCGGCAGGGATGCCCTGGATACCATCATCTCGGCACGCGAGGCAGAAACCGTGAAGCGCTACCGCAAGGAGGTCTCGGCTTCCGATCTCGCTCTGCGCATCCGCCAGCTGACAGCGATCCGGACGCGCGAAGGTTACATGGCCGATAGCTGGATGGAAGAGGACGGCACGTTTATGCTTGTCGAAAACCACTGCGCCATCTGTGCGGCGGCCCGGGCCTGCGCCGGCTTCTGCCGTTCCGAGCTCGAGACCTTCCGCAATGTGCTTGGCGCCAATGTCGAGCGGTCCGAGCACATTCTTCTCGGCGCTCGCCGCTGCGCCTACCGGATCAGTCCGCTTTAG
- the betA gene encoding choline dehydrogenase, whose amino-acid sequence MQADFVIIGSGSAGSALAYRLSEDGRNSVIVIEAGGSDFGPFIQMPAALAWPMSMRRYNWGYLSEPEPNLNGRRITAPRGKVIGGSSSINGMVYVRGHAEDYNRWEELGANGWAYADVLPYFKRMEHSHGGEEGWRGTDGPLHVQRGGFRNPLFHAFIEAGKQAGFEATDDYNGSKQEGFGLMEQTIFRGRRWSAANAYLKPALRRPNVDIAYALARRIVIENGRATGVEIERRGKVEIIKANREVIVSASSFNSPKLLMLSGIGPGAHLQEHGIEVKADRPGVGANLQDHMEFYFQQVSTKPVSLYSWLPWFWQGVAGAQWMFTRSGLGTSNQFEACAFLRSAAGVKQPDIQYHFLPVAISYDGKAAAKSHGFQVHVGYNLSKSRGSVTLRSPDPKADPIIRFNYMSHPDDWEKFRHCVRLTREIFGQQAFDPYRGPEIQPGEKVQTDDEIDGFLREHLESAYHPCGTCKLGAKNDPMAVIDPETRVIGVDGLRVADSSIFPHITYGNLNGPSIMTGEKAADHILGKQPLPRSNQEPWVNPRWALSDR is encoded by the coding sequence ATGCAAGCAGACTTCGTCATCATAGGCTCCGGCTCGGCAGGGTCGGCCCTCGCCTATCGTCTCTCGGAAGACGGCAGAAACAGCGTGATCGTCATCGAGGCGGGCGGCAGCGACTTCGGGCCGTTCATCCAGATGCCGGCAGCGCTTGCTTGGCCGATGAGCATGAGGCGCTACAACTGGGGCTACCTCTCGGAACCCGAACCAAACCTCAACGGCCGGCGCATCACCGCACCGCGCGGCAAGGTGATCGGCGGATCCTCCTCGATCAACGGCATGGTCTATGTGCGCGGCCATGCCGAAGACTACAACCGTTGGGAAGAGCTCGGCGCCAACGGCTGGGCCTATGCAGACGTGCTGCCCTACTTCAAGCGCATGGAGCATTCGCACGGCGGTGAGGAAGGCTGGCGCGGCACCGACGGCCCGCTGCATGTGCAACGCGGCGGCTTTCGCAACCCGCTGTTCCATGCATTCATCGAAGCCGGCAAGCAGGCGGGTTTCGAGGCGACGGACGACTACAACGGCTCGAAGCAGGAAGGCTTCGGGCTGATGGAGCAGACCATCTTCCGCGGCCGTCGCTGGTCTGCGGCGAACGCCTATCTGAAGCCGGCGCTGAGGCGGCCGAATGTCGACATCGCCTACGCCCTGGCGCGCAGGATCGTTATCGAGAACGGCCGCGCGACCGGTGTCGAGATCGAGCGCCGCGGCAAGGTCGAAATCATCAAGGCGAACCGCGAGGTGATCGTTTCTGCCTCATCCTTCAACTCGCCGAAGCTCTTGATGCTTTCCGGTATCGGCCCTGGGGCTCATTTGCAGGAGCACGGCATCGAGGTGAAAGCCGACCGGCCAGGCGTCGGCGCCAACCTGCAGGACCATATGGAATTCTATTTCCAGCAGGTCAGCACCAAGCCGGTTTCACTCTATTCCTGGCTGCCATGGTTCTGGCAGGGCGTGGCGGGCGCGCAATGGATGTTCACGAGATCCGGCCTCGGCACTTCCAACCAGTTCGAAGCCTGCGCCTTCCTGCGCTCGGCGGCCGGCGTCAAGCAGCCGGACATCCAGTATCACTTCCTGCCGGTGGCGATCAGCTATGACGGCAAGGCGGCGGCGAAGAGCCACGGCTTTCAGGTGCATGTCGGCTACAATCTCTCGAAGTCGCGCGGGTCCGTCACCCTGCGCTCGCCCGATCCGAAGGCCGACCCCATCATCCGCTTCAACTATATGAGTCACCCGGATGACTGGGAGAAATTCCGCCACTGCGTGCGCCTCACCCGCGAGATCTTCGGCCAGCAGGCTTTCGACCCCTATCGAGGGCCGGAAATCCAGCCGGGCGAGAAGGTGCAGACGGACGACGAGATCGACGGCTTCCTGCGCGAGCATCTGGAAAGCGCCTACCACCCCTGCGGCACCTGTAAGTTGGGCGCTAAGAACGACCCGATGGCCGTGATCGACCCGGAGACGCGCGTCATCGGAGTGGACGGCCTGCGCGTTGCCGACTCGTCAATCTTCCCACACATCACCTACGGCAACCTCAACGGCCCCTCGATCATGACCGGCGAGAAGGCGGCAGACCATATCCTCGGCAAGCAGCCCCTGCCGCGCTCGAACCAGGAGCCCTGGGTCAATCCGCGCTGGGCACTGAGCGACCGGTAA